GTGGGCAACACATTATTCGCATGTTGGTGGATCTGGTTCACACCCCAGTAGGCAGTGCGTTGCTGAATGGTCGCGTGACCATCGAAACTCACCGTATTAGCACCTTCGTTAAGTGTACCGGAAAATGCTGGAGCCGCGCTGGCCGTGAACACACTGGACCATCGACCGTATAGCTCATAACTCGCATCAACAGGTCCGGAAACGCCGGTAGGCAGAAATCCTGATACATCGGTATACATCGAAACACCGTTCACGGAAATTCTAAGATCCGGAAGACCAACCACCTCTTGCGGTTGCATAGGACCGTTCACGTATACCGTGGCATTCACTTGCACATCTGCACCTGCATCTTCGCCCTCTCCATGGTCATGACTAACAACTTGATCCTTTCTGTAAAGCAATTCACCGGAGTGCGCATCTACCCAACAGAGATAACGCGCAGGACGGGACGTGGTATTTGCATACACCAACACTTCATGCACCAAACGGGCATCCACTTCATGACCTTTCGGCATTGGTAGGATCTTCAACCCTATTACTTCACTACTCGTTACGTTCGGGATCCCAGACTCAGCAACATCCGTTGCGCCAGCTCCGGAGATGGTAGGAACAAGGTCCACTTGGTCAACAGCGAATGTTTCTGTTGAAAACGAGATCACGCGCTTCTGAGCATCAAGTTTTACCAGCACATGGCCGGTGATCACGGGAATTCCTTCCCATACCTGATCGAAATGCACATAGGTGCTCTTGCCTCCGGTCTGGATCGGCAATGGGACCAATGAACTTGGATCAACACCAAAGCGGATCAGCTCTGTACCCATGAAGTTCGAAACGCGCTCCTGCAAAGACCCACCAGTTGTTGGAATACCCGGACCATATGCACGGTGAGGCATTCCGCTGGCTTCATTGAATGTTACGCTCCACCTTGGCTGTGCCGAAACAAATGTTCGCCATGCATTCCGTTCTCGCAATTCCGCCTGAAACTCGGGTGAGCTCGGAGGTAGCGCCTTCTTGATGAAGTTAACCTCTAACGAAGTTGAGTTCTGTTGCGCCGAAGTGAATGGCAACATCACTACAAATGCCAAGGCAACTAAGGGTATTCTGTTAGAAATATTCATGAATGCAAGTTATGAGGGAACCACGAAGATGCGAGATCCATTCTTATTAAATCGGCAAAGTAGGACAGCCATCCAAGGATCCCATTAATTCTGGACCGGGATCTTAACCTCAACGCGGAGTCCATCATGGGCGAACGAAATGCCTTCCGGAAGCTCCGCAGAGACCTCTTCATGCCTCCCCATTAAATGACTAACGTGGGTAAAATACGTCTGGCGCGCACCTATTTCTTTTGCAAGCCCAATAGCTTCCTGAAGGTTCAAGTGTGAGCTATGTTCCTTTATCCGCAGCGCATTCAGAACAAGTACATCTATACCTTCAAGTTGCTTCATTGCCTTGGCCGGTATTGTCTTGGCATCTGTAATATAGGCCAGGTCTCCGATGCGGAAACCAAGCACGGGCATGGCATAATGCATCACTTCAATTGGTATGACCTCAATTCCGCCAGCGACAAAAGGCTCATCACTAATATCATGCAGCGTTAGTTCAGGCACACCGGGATAGCGTTTATCAGCGAACGCATAATGGAACATACGCCGCACCGCGGCATTGGTGGCTTCATTGGAATACATGTCCATGGCCTTACCCTGCTTGAAGTTGAATGCGCGCAGTTCATCGATCCCTGCCAGATGGTCCATATGCTCATGCGTAAGCAGGACGGCATCGATATTCTTTGTGCCATTCCTGAGGAGCTGCTGCCGCAGATCAGGACCAGCATCGATCAAAATGGTCCTGGTATCCGAGTGGACCAGAACAGATGATCGAAGACGCTTATCCTTCGCGTCCGGACTCGTGCAAACGCGGCAATCACACGCGATCACAGGTACACCCTGACTGGTGCCGGTACCTAGAAATTCGAGACTTAACGCGTTCATTGGAACACAAATATCGGTTGAAACGTTCGGAGGCGCTACATTCGCGCCCTGAAGGAGAGGTGGCAGAGTGGTCGAATGCGGCGGTCTTGAAAACCGCTTTACCTACGGGTAACGGGGGTTCGAATCCCTCCCTCTCCGCTGATCAAAAGCCGTTAGCCGTAAGGCTACGGCTTTTTCTGTTCTAGACCAAGCCAAGTGTAGCTTGAGGGAAGGTTTTAGAACGGAAAAAGCTGTAGAGCGAAGCGAGTTAGGCTTTTACTTGAAGCCTCCCACTCAGGGAAAGCCATTCCGATAGCGATCCCGACCGAACCAAGCAAAGCTTGAGCGAGAGCATGGATGGAAAAAGCCAGCAAGCAGAGCGAGTAAGACTTTTACTTGAAGCCCACCCGCCGTTGGCGCAAGGGATAGCCATTCAGATGGCAATCCAAGCCGAACCAAGCATGGTTGTGTAAGAACGTGAACGATAAAAGTTCAGCCTCGGCGACTTTGAGCCAAGGAACGGTATACCCTAGCACCTCAAACGGATTAACTTTGTAGAATGCGTTTGCACAAGCAGTTCTTCTTTGCGCTGATCCTCAGTTCGGCATGTATCTCAGTGCAAGCCGCTGTGGACGTGGTGGTAGAGACCAAGGTTTTCCATAGACCTGGAAATAATTCGTTGGTAGAGGTGAACATGGCATTCCTGGCCGGTTCTATGGTTAATTCAACGGATGCCAACGGTTTGTCCATTACCCAAGTAGAAGCACTTACGTTGATCGAGCAGGATGGGAAGATCGCGGCGTATGCGAAAACCGTTATCAGTGGCAGCCCCTAGATCGGACTCCCTACAAATTGACATGCTCCACCAGGAGATCTTTGATCTAGCTCCCGGGAATTACATTATGACCCTTGAAGTTAAGGATCTGCACAGTACGGATACCACATTGACCCGATACAATGCACCACTGATCGTTTCGGCGCTTGGTTCGGAAATTTCCATTTCGGACATACTCATTGCCGAGCGTTTTGAAAAAGCAACGGAAGGCACCCCATCAAAATTCGGGTACACGGTCGTACCGCTATTGACGGATTATTTCCCCGAAGAAATATCCAACCTGAGTTTTTACGCCGAAGTATATGGAACTGATGTGATGTTGGGAAAGGATAGCCTGTATTTGCTCACCTATCAAGTGGAAACCTTCGAAACAAGAAAGGCCTATGGCCAATTGAAGATCACGAATAGAGTGCAAGCCAAGTCGGTGGAACCTGTTTTTGCGGAGTTCGATATATCCACACTACCCTCGGGCAATTACCTCGCTGCTGTTGAAGTATTCAACCGTGCCGGTGTTCTACTTGCACGAAGGGAGCAGTTCTTTCAACGTAACAATAAGATCACACTGCAATACGACCTACAGGCTTTGGATGAACTGAACATCGGCAATACGTTCGTTGGTTCATACACGGATACGGATTCGCTCGCAGAACATATCGCAAGTTTCCGGCCTATTGCAGATGCATTGGAAAGAAAGATCATCGATGATCGATGGAAAGACCGCGACCTGGACCTGATGCAACGCTTTTTCTATACGTTCTGGACCAATCGCAGCAATGATCCGGAAGGTGCTTGGCGAGCATACCGAGCGGAAGTGATCAAAGTGAACAAGATCTACGGTTGCCGGAATATGCGCGGTTATCAGACCGATCGAGGTTATGTATACTTGAAGTATGGCCCACCGAATACCCAGATGGATCGTATGCAGGAACTGGATGCCTATCCATACACCATTTGGCATTACTACCGAGCCGGACGCTATAGTAACAAGCGGTTCATCTTTTACCAGCCGGACCTGGTGACGAATTGCATGGTGCTATTGCACAGTGAGGTCCCGGGCGAATTAAAGAATCCACGCTGGAACCAGATCCTTCATGAACGCAATGTTGCGCATCCCAATGTGGACCCTGCCCAAGTTGGCACACAAAGTGGCGGGCGAGCGGATGAATTCTTCGATATGCCGAGGTAAAGCGCACACCTCTTGATCATCGCGTTAAGCCGAACCGCGAGTTGTGCGAACGATCGCATTGTGCCATTCGAGGTGACGATCTCTCAGTTTTAGCAAAAGACAACGAAACGTAATAACATAGTGCGGATGGAATGCACCATTTTTGTCCGGCAATGAGGTGTCGTTGGTGGCACATTCTTTGATCATGGGCACAGCGATCGTCATATTGAACTGGAACGGCAAGCATTGGCTGGAAAAATTCCTGCCCGGTGTTATCGCCAATAGTCCAACTGCGGAGATCATCGTGGCGGACAATGCTTCTACGGATGGATCCTTGAAGATCCTGGCCAGCGAGTTCCCTTCTGTTCGAACGATCGCATTGGAAAAGAACTACGGATTTGCAGGTGGTTACAATGAGGCGCTACGCCAGGTAGAAGCTGACCTGTACGTACTCCTGAACTCCGATGTTGAGGTTGAGCCCGGCTGGCTGGGTGCCATGGAAACGTATTTGGAGGGGCATCCAGGAATGGCAGCGTGCCAGCCAAAAGTATTGAGCTACGCAAAGCGGGACCGCTTCGAACACGCAGGTGCGGCAGGTGGTTATATCGATCGCAATGGATATCCCTTTTGTCGTGGCAGGATCTTCGAGGTGACCGAAGAGGATAAGGGGCAATACGATGATGACCGCGAAGTTTTTTGGGCGACCGGCGCTTGTCTGATGATCCGTTCCAAGGCATTTCATGCGGCTGGTGGCTTCGACGCTGACCTTTTTGCCCATATGGAAGAGATCGACCTCTGCTGGCGACTACGACGCACTGGGTGGTCGATCGGCTATACAAGTAGTACGACTGTTTATCATGTGGGTGGTGGTACACTAGGCTATGGAAGTCCGCGTAAGACCTATCTCAATTTCAGGAACAGCTTGATCGTACTCACCAAGAACCTTCACAATGGTTGGTCCTTCGGTTGGTTGATGCGGCGTTTGATCCTTGATGGTTTCGCGGCATGCAAATTCTTATTGGAAGGGCACGGTACCCACACTTGGGAGGTGGCAAAAGCACATTGGCATTTTTTCATGCGCTTACCCCGTATATTGAAGATGCGGAAGGAACTCTTGGCACAGGAAACATCGCCTGACCTTACGGGCATGTATCAGCGCAGCATTGCTTATGACAGGTTCATTATCGGATGGAAGCAGTTCTCACAGCTCGATAAAAGTGCATTCCGGGATAAACGGTGACGCTAGTTGTTATCTGCTGATCAGGTATTCAACGGCCATGTGATACCCCTCCAGGCCAAAACCGGTAATGACCCCAGCACATGTTGCGCCGGTTATCGTATTGTGCCGGAATTCCTCGCGTGCATGGATATTGCTGATATGCACTTCCACAACAGGGATCTTCAGCACAGCGATCGTATCACGCAGTGCAACACTCGTGTGCGAATATCCTGCTGGATTGAAAACAACGCCATCCACTTGATCCACCGCATTTCTTAAGCGTTCGACGAGTTCGCCTTCAATGTTGCTCTGGAAATAAGAGAATTCCGCATTCTGAAAATCATTACGCAACTCTTCAATGTATTCCTCGAAACGTCGGCTACCATAGATCTCAGGCTCGCGTTCACCAAGAAGATCGAGATTAGGGCCGTTCAGCAACAGAATACGCATGGCGCGAAGTTCGCAACTCAGATCATACCCTCATCATCCTGATGCACAAAATAGATATGAACTATGCACAGTGTTGCGTTGGAACAAACCTCCTGAGCGAACGAATGGAACCGGCCACATCACGCAACTTCGTAAAATGGATTGGGATAGTGCGTTGGTGGATCTTCGCATGCACCTTAAGTTGGAACGTTCGTTGAGCGACCGCACGGTTGAGGCATACTTGCGCGATGTTGGCAAGCTCCGGAAATATGCAGATGATCAATCACCACCCTTGAAGCCTGGATCCATTAAGCTGGATGATATGCAGGCATTCATAACATCCGTAGCGAAGTCAGGACTGGGTGCACGCAGCCAAGCGCGTTTGTTAAGTGCCATTCGCGGATTTTACCGCAGCCTTAGACGGGAGAAAGTGGTTGATGAAGACCCGACCGAACTTATTGAAAGTCCTCGTTTGGGCCGCAAATTGCCCGTTTTTCTAAGCATCCAGGAGATCGATGCGATGGTTGCCGCGATCGATATGAGCAAAAGGATGGCACATCGCGATAAGGCCATGCTTGAAGCGTTGTACAGTTGCGGACTTCGGGTAAGTGAATTATGTGGCTTACAGCTTTCGCGCCTCCACTTTACCGAAGGGTTCATACGTGTAGTGGGCAAGGGCGATAAGGAACGGCTGGTACCCATTGGCCCTGGAGCCATGAAGCATATCCAATTGTACATCGAACACGAGCGCGTTCATCTACCCATAACCAAAAAAGCAGAAGATCTTGTGTTCTTGAACAACCGCGGATCAGGATTGTCAAGGGTTTCCGTATTCAACCTTGTAAAGGATCTGGCAGCCAAGGCTGGAGTCCGAAAAGTGATCAGCCCGCATACATTCCGACATTCATTCGCTACTCATTTGGTTGAAGGCGGTGCGGATCTACGCGCTGTGCAGGAAATGCTCGGCCACGCCAGTATTACGACAACGGAGATCTATACCCATTTGGATAGGGAGTACCTGCGGAGCAACATCATGCAGTTCCACCCGAGAGCTCGAAATAAGCAAGGGAAATAATTATGTCAACGGAGGACGCTAACAGATCGGCGATCCACAACGTCACCCTCCGGCCCTCGTAATTCGAGGATATACGTACCTGAAGCGAATCGCTCAACATCGATCACATGTTGAACATTCCCAGCTCTCCATATCTCATTCTTCACCATTCGGCCAACTTGGTCATACATCCTCAACATGAGATCCCTCCCATAAGGCACAACAGCTCTAACAGTAATTTGGGCATATGCCGGTTGTGGGAATATCTCCAAACCTTGTGAACCGGTCACGCCAACTCCTGTTACAAGAAAAAGAACACTGTCAGATAAAAAATCACATGCTCCATTGAAATTCGTGAGCACGGAATAATACCCTTGTATGATCGGTGTGTGATCCTGTGAAGTTGCTCCTGGTAAGGTATCACCGGAAAGTAGCCATTGGAACGTATCTCCTGCAGATGCGTGCAGCACACCACCACTTAAGGATACTTCCGGAGGATCCATGGGACATAGGTCCGCCACTTTGAATAGTTTGGCATCCAGCAGGTTTGTTACGAAAAGCTCACCAGTTGCACTTTCTCCGAAAGAGGATATACCCTGTACGCCGGTTGATGCACCAAGCGCGTCAACGAATCCTTGATCTCCGTCCGGAGTGAGCATTCGCAACTCACCTGAGCAGAAATCCGAATAGAAATATCTTCCGATGAGTTTAGGATATTGCTCACCACGATAGACCTTACCACCGATCACGGCGCAAGCTGTCCCGCCCAGAATACTGTGTGGCATGGTCAGAACCGGAGGAACCTTGTATTCCGTAGAGTCACAAGTCGTAGTGTTGAATGGCATATTTCCTTCATAGCAACGCCATCCGAAATTGGGAGCACCAGTGGAATCAGCAGGCCAAAGGTCTATTTCTTCATAACTCTCTTGACCGACATCTCCGATCCATATGTCGCCATTCGCACGATCGATCCCGATCCGATAAGGGTTTCGAAGACCGTATGCAAAGATCTCTTGCAGCGTATCCGGGCCGGCACCATAGAATGGGTTATCCGTCGGTATGGAATATGTACTATCGGGTTCCGGCTTTATCCGCAAAAGCTTTCCAAAGGGCACACTCAGATCCTGGCCTCTGTTCGCAGGGTCTGCAGCCCACCCTCCATCACCAACTGCCACATAAAGCATACTATCCAGGCCGAAGGAAATATCACCTGCTTGGTGGATCGCCGAATGATGCGGTCTACTGAACAGAACAACTTCGCTGGTATCGATCGCAACATTGGGGTCTGCGCTAACAGAAAATCGGGAAAGCGTATTTATCCCATATTGCCCACCGGTGTGCATATAGTTCACATAGAAATAGCCATTGTTCGCATAATCAGGATCGAATGCAAGGCCTAGCATTCCTCGTTCACCACCGTTGATCACTTGCGAAGAAATGTTCAAGAAGGATTGCGACAGGACGGTCATACTATCCGTAACAACGAAGATCGCCCCCCATTGACTAACGGCGAACAATCGATCATCACCACAATTGGTAACGCCCACGATCTGTCCGATCCCATTTGCCCAAGGCACAAGATCCAACTTAACGGGTCCCTGAGCACTAGCGCTCAAAAGGGAGAACGACAAGACCAATACCGCAAGATTTCTCAAAACAGCGCGAATTTACCACAATCACGCAAGGAAGCAGCTAAAGGTTTCGATCAATTTGTTAACGATCTCTGGTCCTTCAGGGCAACTGCACCACCCTTCGTGGGCCACTGTACACGCCTGGAGCAGCATTTTCTCCTACTGGTCTTCCAAGAACGTCGTAATAGACCCCAGAGGTGTTCAGTACTCTTTGGTGCTCTTCAATACCCGTAATACTACCGTTGCATGGCGAAGCCACGATCCGGACCTCATCCACTTGCCATGGCTCAAGGCCACCTTGGTATGGCTGTACCATGAGTTGAAAAGCACCGTACATCGCATTTGGCTCAACAGCGACACATCCTAGGTTAAGTATGACCGTTCGGGACCAATTCGAGGTTATCTCCACATCAGCAGCTTCCTCCAACGGAGCGGCAGGGTTCCGGCTATATTTCACTTTAAGTCGCTGTGGACCGTCCGGAGACTTACGGTGTACAATGATCACACTGTCAATGTTCATGTCGCCTGAAGACAATGTACTGACCTGGCCATAATGATCGGCCAAGGCAAACACTGGCCAGCCGCCAATATATATTGCGTTATCTCCGGAGATCACCGGATGCGGACAAGGCGCATCCGTACCGATCCAGATCATATTCGTACCAAAGAATGAAGGGCTATCGTTCTGCGGCATATCACATGCACTACATCCTGTACTACAATTCAGGTTATTCGCACAGGGATTATTCAACCATAAATAATCCAAAGTGAATGATTGTGCGTTGGTGCTCGCCATTGCGACGATGAGTACGGTGATTGCGAGTAATATGCGCTTCATGAAAATGGTTCGTACGGCCATTTTGGGACCGCATGGACCTTCTTACGCATCCATTCATCTGAAGTTACACTAGTTACGGATCATCTTAATTGACATTTGTCGAATAAGACTTGACATTCGTGGAGCGACACCGGTCAGGACGTTGGATTCAACGGTCCAATTGCAGCAGCACGCGTATGTGCCAAGCCAACACCTCACCCATGGTCCTCGTGGCTTTAGGTGGCGCAGAACCATGATACTCGGATAACTCCTGTGATAACATAGCTATGTGCTGTGGGGTTGACAAGGGCATTTCATCCATTGTGGAGAGCAAATGGTCCATTTGAGCTTGGTCCTGTCGATAGCGTTTTCTCAAAAGGGCGCGTTCCTCATTCCGGTATTGTTCAGCGGTTTCCTTGCCCAGGATCCTTTGTGCTAGCTCCACATACGGCAAATTCTCCTTGTAGAACTGTGGCAGGTAGATCCTTGCTCGACCTTCATAATTCTGTTGGTCGAAATCAATACATCGGATCCGGTACTGTACACGATCAATGTCATGGATCACATCCACAACGAAATTATAGGCACGCATATCGCCAAGGAGCCTTACGAAACAGCGTTCGTTGAACTTCACGAATTCCTTACAGATACGTACCTCGTTGAACATACCACCATAGCTGGCAGGGTTCTTAATGAAGGTATCACCTGGAACTCCGATAATGTGTTCTTCGACAATGGTATTTCCCGTACACATATAATTGATGTGATTGGGTGATAACAGATGCTCCAGCTCCAACCCGTAAATACGACTGGCGTCCGCACGTTTTATGTAGTAGTAGTCATGGTTCTCGTTCAACGCATTCACGATCTTTATCCGGAATGGTTGAGAATTCCCATAAGCGCAAAAGGAAATGCTCTCTACGATCAGGTGATCGATGCGGCGCCCATCCGAAGTCAGAGCCTGATAGGTCTCTACAAGACGTTCGTGAATGTCCTGTACTTCGCCTTGACGCAATAGAACGGTATTCCAGAGAGTTTCATTTCCATTATCATCCAACACGGGTAGCAACCCATCGTATCGCAACAGATCCTCATACGCAATCGGCAGCTCCAACTCACGATCATGTTGCCGCATGTAGGCACGCAACTTATCGCCGATCGGATAGATCGGCTTGCGTTGATGCATATGGATAAGATCCTCGGCGTGTGGAGTCTCCATGTACTACCGGGAAATAATAAATGGAAGCGTACCCAGTTCCACACCCAAGGATGTTAGCACCTTCAAACTGTACGTACCTTCCGTGATCCCGGATATATCGATCAGCTGCTGAATGGCGTTGCGCATTGGTGCTGTTGTGCGTTGAACGCGTCTACCTGAAGCATCGTAAATATCCAGGATCAATAGGTGATCACCATCCAATGTTGCCTTCAACGTAACTGAATTATCCGCCGGAACAGGGAATAATTCGAATTGTTCCTCGTCACGTGCAGCTTCATTCACACTTACGAAACCATTGATCTTACCGAACGTGTATTGCCCTTTCCGCAGGTTGTTCACATTCATGTAACCATTACCATTGGTAAGCGAACCGGCCATTACCTCCTGCTCAGGATATACCATCCATTCCGCATTCGGATCGGGACGGTACAACACCGCCATACCTGATTCATCGCCATCAACGAGATCGACATCAAATCCGTTCGCAACTCCACCTTGGTAGAACAATCGGCTACTCAACACGGTGCCTTCAGGCCAAAGTCCATCCACATTCCAATAATGTGTATTGCTGATCTCGATCACATCGGATGACAACGGCGTTTGATCCGGCCCGGCCCAAATATGTTCGACCCGCACCAGTGTAGAATCCACCACCGTATCGTTGTACAATCTGAAATCAACATAGGGCAATGTGGATGCAACGAATTGCCCAGGTCCGAATCGCTCTTCATGATCCAATCGATTCTGGTTAAGTCGTTGGTGACGGTTCAGTACCACCATGGCCGGCTCGAACGGTGCAACCAAAGAAACGCTCGTAATTGCATCCCCTACCGTTACTTGATCCTCGAACACCTCACCTGTAGCAGATATGCACGTAATTTCAAGGGGTACTTGCTGATGGTACGTACTTGTGGCCAAGAGCTTCTGACCAATGGTCACATCCACGTCCCAAGCGCCACTAGCAGGTTGTGAAGTGAACTCACGCACTTCGAAGGTAGCATAACCCGGCGCAAAGACCCATGCATCAAAAAATGGATCAAGGTCTTGGCCAGTAACAGTTTCCAAAGCGACCTTGAATCCATCCGATGTGATCGTGGTGCTGGCGTAATCGGCCTGAATATCACGCATCGCTTGTCTGAAAACGTCATCGCCCAAATAACCACGTAAGTTGTGCATTACGGCTGCTCCTTTGTAATAGGTATGCGTGCCATAGATGTATGGATCGGGCATTGGCGATAGCGCTTGGTAACCGCCATCGTTAACATGCGCTTGCCGCAGTATGAAGGAAAGATTGTCCTTAACAGCCTTTACCAGCGCAGCCTCCCCTCCTACCCATTCCGCAACCAAGTGCCCTGTATATTCAGCAGGGCCTTCTTTTAACCACATTTCATTGTGGATGTACGGGGTGATCACATCGCCCCACCAATGATGTCCCAGTTCATGGCTGTATAGGTCGCGGTTCGCTGAAGCGGTCTGTGTACCCATAAAGTCCGGATAGGCGATGTTGGTCGGTATCTCCAGTGCACCATCCGTGGTATGCACGTATCCCACACGATCATATGCATAAGGACCATACCAATATTCACAGGCATCAATTGCCGCAGGCAGATCCCCGAATTTGCTCACCATGGCAGATAGGTTACTTGGCTTTGCTTTCAATGTAACGGGTATATCACCGTTCGCACCCATGTGGGTGTATGCCTCAACAGCATAATCGCCAACTGCGATCGCGCTGATATGCGTCGTAATATCCTGAGGTAGGTCGTACGTGCGTATGACAGTATCCCCTCCTAATTGTACCTCATCAACGAAGGTACCCTGACCGTGTAGACGATTCGTGCCCGCGCTTTTTACGTGGTATGTGTATGTTGCGCGCTCAACGAACGAATCGAAACAGGGATACCACACCTTTCCGAAATTGGGCGGGATCGTCGATAATCCGATACCCAGATTGTAGATGTACCCGCTTGCGAAATAGAATCCACCCCAATCAGGATCACGGTGTGGCACTCCATGGTAATACACGGTAAGTGACCGCTCTTCATCCACAGCAGGTGGTGTATCAAATTGCACATCCAAGAACTGATCGTCATAGGTAAAGGAATGCAGCTCTCCATTCTCCACTACTGAATCAACAACAAGTTCAAAGAGATCGAAACGGATGGAATTCACATTGGGCAATAGTGCTTTGAACGTGATCTCCGTCGCAGCAGTGATGGTCAATGCCCAGACCTGCGTAACGTCCAATGTTATATCGTAATGCAGAATATCGAATGTATCGCTGCGTGCAATGGTCTCATCGATCTGTGTGCGTTGCGCATCGGTCGGTGTTGGATGCGGCGCATTACCGTGCCGGAAGTAGTGACATCCGTAAGGGTTGGGCTGGGCAAATGCAAAAGTGCAATGCGATACAAAAGCAACGGCTAATAGTGATCTGATCAAATTCAAGGGACCCTTCATGATGTGCCGAAGCTACAGCGATCGAATGAATGATACTGCACTACAACCCAGCCTAGGGTTGACATCCAACGTGCCATGGATCGTTACCAAAATGAATGAAAGTCACTGAACGCCCATTTTCATTACTCATCGGGTAAGTTCACGATCCACTGTTCACCATACGTGTTCTTCATCGATGAACCCATTCATGGAGCCGCCTACCTTGCCCGGCATTCGCACCGCGCATGGCACTCAGTCGATTCTGGACATTCATACTACTTCTTAGCATTGGTTACGTGCTGATCATGCTTGGCACCGGGCGGCAGTATAGCTTAGGCAGTTTGATCAATGGCGTGCAAGGCGAAGCATTAGTGGTCGCGGAACAGGACTCTGCAACGATCCATGGCACCGCTTTATTGCAAGCGATACGTTCCGCCGGGGATGACGGACTTGTTCGAGGAGACACGCTCTACCATATCAACAAGAGTGGTGTCGTGCAAGCCAGTGTGGGTAAACAACAGGCCGATGGCTTGTTCGCAACGTGCCGGAACACCATCATGGACCTTTGGTTGCCGTTGATCGGCTACCTGACTTTTTTCTGCGGTCTGTTGAACTTATTGATCGACAGCAATGCCATGGAAAAAGTGGCTCGTTTCCTCTCCCCTGTTTTTCACCGTGTGTTCCCAGAGCTTCGTAAAGACCACCCTGCTTACGGTTTCATGACGTTGAATTTTGC
This genomic window from Flavobacteriales bacterium contains:
- a CDS encoding MBL fold metallo-hydrolase, with translation MNALSLEFLGTGTSQGVPVIACDCRVCTSPDAKDKRLRSSVLVHSDTRTILIDAGPDLRQQLLRNGTKNIDAVLLTHEHMDHLAGIDELRAFNFKQGKAMDMYSNEATNAAVRRMFHYAFADKRYPGVPELTLHDISDEPFVAGGIEVIPIEVMHYAMPVLGFRIGDLAYITDAKTIPAKAMKQLEGIDVLVLNALRIKEHSSHLNLQEAIGLAKEIGARQTYFTHVSHLMGRHEEVSAELPEGISFAHDGLRVEVKIPVQN
- a CDS encoding GWxTD domain-containing protein, which translates into the protein MTLEVKDLHSTDTTLTRYNAPLIVSALGSEISISDILIAERFEKATEGTPSKFGYTVVPLLTDYFPEEISNLSFYAEVYGTDVMLGKDSLYLLTYQVETFETRKAYGQLKITNRVQAKSVEPVFAEFDISTLPSGNYLAAVEVFNRAGVLLARREQFFQRNNKITLQYDLQALDELNIGNTFVGSYTDTDSLAEHIASFRPIADALERKIIDDRWKDRDLDLMQRFFYTFWTNRSNDPEGAWRAYRAEVIKVNKIYGCRNMRGYQTDRGYVYLKYGPPNTQMDRMQELDAYPYTIWHYYRAGRYSNKRFIFYQPDLVTNCMVLLHSEVPGELKNPRWNQILHERNVAHPNVDPAQVGTQSGGRADEFFDMPR
- a CDS encoding glycosyltransferase family 2 protein, giving the protein MGTAIVILNWNGKHWLEKFLPGVIANSPTAEIIVADNASTDGSLKILASEFPSVRTIALEKNYGFAGGYNEALRQVEADLYVLLNSDVEVEPGWLGAMETYLEGHPGMAACQPKVLSYAKRDRFEHAGAAGGYIDRNGYPFCRGRIFEVTEEDKGQYDDDREVFWATGACLMIRSKAFHAAGGFDADLFAHMEEIDLCWRLRRTGWSIGYTSSTTVYHVGGGTLGYGSPRKTYLNFRNSLIVLTKNLHNGWSFGWLMRRLILDGFAACKFLLEGHGTHTWEVAKAHWHFFMRLPRILKMRKELLAQETSPDLTGMYQRSIAYDRFIIGWKQFSQLDKSAFRDKR
- the aroQ gene encoding type II 3-dehydroquinate dehydratase, producing MRILLLNGPNLDLLGEREPEIYGSRRFEEYIEELRNDFQNAEFSYFQSNIEGELVERLRNAVDQVDGVVFNPAGYSHTSVALRDTIAVLKIPVVEVHISNIHAREEFRHNTITGATCAGVITGFGLEGYHMAVEYLISR
- the xerD gene encoding site-specific tyrosine recombinase XerD, giving the protein MDWDSALVDLRMHLKLERSLSDRTVEAYLRDVGKLRKYADDQSPPLKPGSIKLDDMQAFITSVAKSGLGARSQARLLSAIRGFYRSLRREKVVDEDPTELIESPRLGRKLPVFLSIQEIDAMVAAIDMSKRMAHRDKAMLEALYSCGLRVSELCGLQLSRLHFTEGFIRVVGKGDKERLVPIGPGAMKHIQLYIEHERVHLPITKKAEDLVFLNNRGSGLSRVSVFNLVKDLAAKAGVRKVISPHTFRHSFATHLVEGGADLRAVQEMLGHASITTTEIYTHLDREYLRSNIMQFHPRARNKQGK
- a CDS encoding PQQ-dependent sugar dehydrogenase; the encoded protein is MSFSLLSASAQGPVKLDLVPWANGIGQIVGVTNCGDDRLFAVSQWGAIFVVTDSMTVLSQSFLNISSQVINGGERGMLGLAFDPDYANNGYFYVNYMHTGGQYGINTLSRFSVSADPNVAIDTSEVVLFSRPHHSAIHQAGDISFGLDSMLYVAVGDGGWAADPANRGQDLSVPFGKLLRIKPEPDSTYSIPTDNPFYGAGPDTLQEIFAYGLRNPYRIGIDRANGDIWIGDVGQESYEEIDLWPADSTGAPNFGWRCYEGNMPFNTTTCDSTEYKVPPVLTMPHSILGGTACAVIGGKVYRGEQYPKLIGRYFYSDFCSGELRMLTPDGDQGFVDALGASTGVQGISSFGESATGELFVTNLLDAKLFKVADLCPMDPPEVSLSGGVLHASAGDTFQWLLSGDTLPGATSQDHTPIIQGYYSVLTNFNGACDFLSDSVLFLVTGVGVTGSQGLEIFPQPAYAQITVRAVVPYGRDLMLRMYDQVGRMVKNEIWRAGNVQHVIDVERFASGTYILELRGPEGDVVDRRSVSVLR